The following are from one region of the Lacinutrix sp. Bg11-31 genome:
- a CDS encoding P-II family nitrogen regulator encodes MKKVEAIIRKAKFSAVKEALHEVGVNFFSYWDVTGLGNEQEGHVYRGVSYSTSDIQRRYLSIVVNDDFEAVTIKAILESGSTGDVGDGKIFVSNIDEVYRIRTGEKGGNTLK; translated from the coding sequence ATGAAAAAAGTTGAAGCAATCATCAGAAAAGCTAAGTTTTCTGCAGTAAAAGAAGCGCTACACGAAGTTGGTGTTAATTTCTTTTCGTATTGGGATGTTACAGGATTAGGGAACGAACAAGAAGGTCATGTTTATCGTGGCGTGAGTTATAGTACCAGCGATATTCAAAGGCGTTATTTATCTATTGTAGTTAACGATGATTTTGAAGCCGTAACTATAAAAGCCATTTTAGAATCTGGCTCAACTGGAGATGTTGGAGATGGTAAAATTTTTGTCTCAAATATAGATGAGGTTTACAGAATAAGAACAGGAGAAAAAGGAGGAAACACTTTAAAATAA
- a CDS encoding outer membrane beta-barrel protein yields MKKITLTIMLLITSIIIAQNKEEAAEKKFSFEGSVDAYYRANLTAPNDTTQIAPPTSFADKSGFSLGMANIIASYEKGKVGAVADLVFGPRGEVASATVLNQLFAYYNISENTKLTFGKFNTYLGYEVISPVGNFNYSTSYLFSNGPFSHTGIKADFTLSEDFSLMLGVFNQTDVTEFNPDGSYAVGAQLGYDGQFLNLLYDAAGLGFEVDYTGGFDATDDFFVGINAAYADNDGEGFYGVDLYPQYTLSEAFSLGLRGEYFQTQSDAIDDDPSVFAVTLTGSYTIDDLIIKPEFRLDNGSEDMFIDTDLMATKSLGSFVVAAIYKF; encoded by the coding sequence ATGAAGAAAATTACACTAACCATTATGTTGTTAATAACATCAATAATTATCGCTCAAAACAAAGAAGAAGCTGCTGAGAAGAAGTTTTCTTTTGAAGGAAGTGTAGATGCGTATTATAGAGCCAATTTAACAGCCCCAAACGATACAACTCAAATAGCTCCTCCAACATCTTTTGCAGATAAATCAGGTTTCTCATTAGGGATGGCAAATATTATTGCGTCTTACGAAAAAGGAAAAGTAGGAGCAGTAGCAGATTTAGTTTTTGGACCAAGAGGAGAAGTGGCTAGTGCAACAGTATTAAATCAGTTATTCGCTTATTATAATATTAGCGAAAATACAAAGTTGACTTTTGGTAAGTTCAATACTTATTTAGGATATGAGGTTATTTCTCCTGTAGGAAACTTTAACTATAGTACTTCTTATTTGTTTTCTAATGGACCATTTTCTCATACAGGTATAAAAGCAGATTTTACATTATCTGAAGATTTTAGCTTAATGCTTGGTGTATTTAACCAGACAGATGTTACTGAGTTTAATCCAGACGGAAGCTACGCAGTAGGAGCTCAATTAGGTTATGATGGTCAGTTTTTAAATTTATTATATGATGCTGCTGGATTAGGTTTCGAAGTGGATTATACAGGTGGTTTTGATGCTACAGATGATTTCTTTGTAGGTATTAACGCAGCATATGCAGATAATGATGGTGAAGGTTTTTATGGTGTTGATTTATATCCTCAATATACTTTAAGCGAAGCTTTTAGTTTAGGTCTTAGAGGTGAATATTTTCAAACGCAGAGTGATGCAATAGATGATGATCCAAGTGTTTTTGCAGTAACTCTAACAGGAAGTTATACTATAGACGATTTAATTATCAAACCTGAGTTTAGATTAGACAATGGGTCGGAAGATATGTTTATTGATACAGATTTAATGGCTACAAAGAGTTTAGGTTCTTTTGTAGTTGCAGCTATATATAAATTTTAA
- the gltB gene encoding glutamate synthase large subunit: protein MLKKQGLYLPEFEHDNCGAGFICSLTGKRSNDIIHKALEILVKLEHRGAVSSDGVTGDGAGILIDIPHKFFKIFCEFDLPEAGEYAVSNVFLPKKENQRQYCIDVFEKEIEKQGLKLIGWRDVPVNSEVLGRVAKVTEPFVKQIFIGKANDKQTDRAFNLKLFAARKISEHTIYGSKLSEAKFFYLPSLSTKIIIFKGLLMPEHINEYYLDLFNSALDTRLALVHQRFSTNTFPTWDLAQPFRYICHNGEINTVRGNVSRMFSREEIMESPLFGDDIKKIIPTILRGKSDSATLDMVVELLLMTGRSLPEAMMMLVPEAWEKNPNMSDAKKAFYEFNSCLMEPWDGPASIPFTDGNFIGAVLDRNGLRPSRYTVTKKGNVIMSSETGVVDIKPENIEYHGRLEPGKMFLVDMNQGRIVNDEEIKEDIASRHPYREWLDKNLIHLRDLKAKKGHIDYDEIDLKKRKIAFGYTEEDLNTIIRPMAQLGKEPIGSMGSDTPIAILSERPQLIYNYFKQIFAQVTNPPLDGIREELVTDISLTLGSDVNIFDVNADHCKKLKIQNPVISKHDLDKIRDYDTNPDFKVESISMLYEVNRGLNQLEVALEGLVTKASKAIDNGANIIILSDRYVDNDHAPIPALLACSYLNHALHKLEKRSRISLVIESAEPREVHHFALLFGYGASAINPYIVNEIVQEQINNLDLTDLEYLAAIKNYNKAVGKGILKVMNKIGISTLNSYRGSQLFECIGINTKTVEKYFPNTPTRIQGIGLREIEQEIVKRHKRAFQTNETNTDIEIGGEYRWRRGQEKHMFNPLTVAKLQESVRTNKASTFKEFSDLVNNQSEQLMTIRGLFEFDQFDPIPLEEVEPWTEIVKRFKTGAMSYGSISKEAHENLAIAMNRIGGKSNSGEGGEDQERFYKSSQGDWRNSAIKQVASGRFGVTSNYLTSASEIQIKIAQGAKPGEGGQLPGPKVNKEIAKTRNSTPYVGLISPPPHHDIYSIEDLSQLIYDVKSANRSARINVKLVSEIGVGTVAAGVAKAKADVILIAGFDGGTGATPLTSQKHCGLPWELGIAEAQQTLVMNDLRNRIVLECDGQLKTGRDVAIACLLGAEEFGFATAPLVASGCIMMRVCHLNTCPVGIATQNPDLRKKFKGKPEHVVNYMYFVAQELREIMAKLGFRTINEMVGQSQKLNRNKAIEHYKASGLDLSPILHKVDVADDVQLYNTYCQDHNLNVHLDFKIIKQAHQALFRRQKTHLEMPITNIDRAVGAVISNEISKIYGADGLPDDTINIDFTGSAGQSFGAFATKGLSFTVHGNTNDYLGKGLSGAKLIIKVPEKCTIVPEDNIITGNVTLYGATAGEVYINGKAGERFCVRNSGAEAVVEGIGDHGCEYMTGGVAVILGDVGRNFGAGMSGGVAYVLDKDGKFEQNCNGDELNIDPIESDEDKLQLKQLIENHFEATGSPLAERILKDWNNYLPQFKKVLPEEYRQALVRLEQEQLETA, encoded by the coding sequence ATGTTGAAAAAACAAGGACTTTATTTACCAGAATTTGAACACGATAATTGTGGCGCTGGATTTATATGTAGTTTAACTGGAAAACGCTCAAATGATATTATTCATAAAGCGCTTGAAATCCTAGTAAAATTAGAACATCGAGGCGCTGTAAGTTCCGATGGCGTTACTGGTGATGGAGCTGGTATCTTGATAGATATTCCACATAAATTTTTTAAGATATTTTGCGAATTCGATTTACCCGAAGCTGGAGAATATGCAGTAAGTAATGTGTTTCTTCCAAAAAAGGAAAATCAACGTCAATATTGTATAGATGTATTCGAAAAAGAAATCGAAAAACAAGGACTAAAACTTATTGGCTGGAGAGATGTACCAGTAAATAGCGAAGTATTAGGTAGAGTTGCTAAAGTAACAGAACCTTTTGTTAAGCAAATTTTTATAGGAAAAGCTAACGATAAGCAAACAGACAGAGCATTTAATTTAAAATTATTCGCTGCAAGAAAAATTTCAGAACACACCATATATGGTTCTAAATTATCTGAAGCAAAATTCTTTTATCTTCCTAGTCTTTCAACTAAAATTATAATATTTAAAGGGCTTTTAATGCCTGAACATATAAATGAATATTATTTAGATTTATTCAATTCGGCTTTAGATACAAGATTAGCATTGGTTCACCAACGTTTTTCTACCAACACATTCCCAACTTGGGATTTAGCACAACCGTTTAGATACATTTGTCATAATGGTGAAATAAATACTGTAAGAGGTAATGTTTCTAGAATGTTTTCTCGTGAAGAAATCATGGAAAGCCCATTATTTGGAGACGATATTAAAAAAATAATCCCTACAATTTTAAGAGGGAAATCGGATTCTGCAACCTTAGACATGGTTGTCGAATTATTATTAATGACAGGTCGTTCGTTACCAGAAGCCATGATGATGCTTGTTCCAGAAGCTTGGGAAAAAAACCCAAACATGTCTGATGCTAAAAAAGCATTCTACGAATTTAACTCGTGCTTAATGGAGCCTTGGGATGGACCAGCCTCAATACCATTTACAGATGGTAATTTTATTGGCGCTGTTTTAGACAGAAACGGTTTACGCCCTTCGCGTTACACAGTAACAAAAAAAGGTAATGTAATTATGTCTTCGGAAACTGGAGTTGTAGACATTAAACCTGAAAATATTGAGTATCACGGTCGTTTAGAGCCTGGAAAAATGTTTTTAGTAGACATGAACCAAGGCCGAATTGTTAACGATGAAGAAATTAAAGAAGACATAGCTTCTAGACATCCTTACAGAGAGTGGTTAGACAAAAACCTAATCCACCTAAGAGACCTAAAAGCTAAAAAAGGACATATTGATTACGATGAAATCGACTTAAAAAAGCGTAAAATCGCTTTTGGATATACAGAAGAAGACTTAAATACTATTATTCGTCCAATGGCCCAATTAGGAAAAGAACCTATTGGATCTATGGGAAGCGATACTCCAATTGCTATTTTATCTGAACGTCCGCAATTAATATATAATTATTTTAAACAGATATTCGCACAAGTTACCAATCCGCCTTTAGATGGTATTCGCGAAGAATTAGTTACAGATATTAGTTTAACTTTAGGAAGCGATGTTAATATATTCGATGTTAATGCAGACCATTGTAAAAAACTAAAAATACAGAATCCAGTTATTTCAAAGCACGATTTAGATAAAATTAGAGACTACGATACAAATCCTGATTTTAAAGTTGAATCTATCTCAATGTTATATGAAGTAAACCGCGGATTAAACCAATTAGAAGTTGCACTTGAAGGCTTAGTGACTAAAGCATCAAAAGCAATTGATAATGGTGCAAATATTATTATTCTTTCAGATAGATACGTAGATAATGATCATGCACCAATTCCAGCATTATTAGCATGTTCTTATTTAAACCACGCACTACACAAATTAGAAAAACGCTCTAGAATTAGCTTGGTTATAGAATCTGCAGAACCTAGAGAAGTACATCACTTCGCCTTATTATTTGGCTATGGAGCAAGTGCTATAAATCCCTATATAGTAAACGAAATTGTTCAAGAACAGATTAATAATTTAGACCTAACAGATTTAGAATATTTAGCTGCTATTAAAAATTACAATAAAGCTGTTGGAAAAGGCATCTTAAAAGTGATGAACAAAATCGGAATTTCAACATTAAATTCTTATCGTGGATCGCAACTATTTGAATGCATTGGAATTAACACTAAAACTGTTGAAAAATACTTCCCAAATACACCAACACGTATTCAAGGTATTGGCTTAAGAGAGATTGAGCAAGAAATTGTAAAGCGTCACAAAAGAGCATTTCAAACCAACGAAACTAATACAGATATTGAAATTGGAGGAGAATACAGATGGAGACGTGGCCAAGAAAAGCATATGTTTAACCCATTAACTGTTGCAAAACTCCAAGAGTCTGTTCGCACAAATAAAGCATCAACTTTTAAAGAATTTTCAGATTTGGTAAATAATCAATCTGAACAATTAATGACCATTAGAGGTTTATTTGAATTCGACCAATTCGATCCTATTCCTTTAGAAGAAGTAGAACCTTGGACAGAAATTGTAAAACGTTTTAAAACTGGAGCCATGTCTTATGGTTCTATTAGTAAAGAAGCACACGAAAACTTAGCAATTGCCATGAATAGAATTGGAGGGAAATCTAATTCTGGTGAAGGTGGAGAAGATCAAGAACGTTTTTACAAAAGTTCTCAAGGCGATTGGAGAAACTCTGCTATTAAGCAAGTCGCTTCAGGTCGTTTTGGAGTAACCTCAAACTACTTAACAAGTGCAAGCGAAATTCAAATAAAAATTGCACAAGGTGCTAAACCTGGTGAAGGCGGACAATTACCTGGACCAAAGGTGAATAAAGAAATTGCTAAAACAAGAAATTCTACACCTTATGTAGGTTTAATTTCTCCGCCACCACATCACGATATTTATTCTATTGAAGATTTATCACAATTAATTTACGATGTAAAATCCGCAAATAGATCAGCAAGAATTAATGTTAAATTAGTTTCAGAAATTGGCGTAGGAACAGTTGCAGCAGGAGTTGCTAAAGCAAAAGCAGATGTTATTTTAATAGCAGGTTTTGATGGCGGAACAGGAGCAACGCCTTTAACTTCACAAAAACATTGTGGTTTACCTTGGGAATTAGGAATTGCAGAAGCGCAACAAACTTTAGTGATGAACGATCTTAGAAATCGTATTGTTTTAGAGTGCGATGGGCAATTAAAAACTGGTAGAGATGTAGCAATCGCATGTTTATTAGGAGCCGAAGAATTTGGTTTTGCCACTGCTCCTTTAGTAGCCTCAGGCTGTATTATGATGCGTGTTTGCCATTTAAACACGTGTCCAGTTGGAATCGCTACTCAGAATCCAGACCTACGTAAAAAGTTTAAAGGCAAGCCAGAACACGTTGTTAACTACATGTATTTTGTAGCTCAAGAATTACGTGAGATTATGGCCAAACTTGGATTTAGAACTATCAATGAAATGGTAGGACAATCGCAGAAATTAAATAGAAACAAAGCAATAGAGCACTATAAAGCTTCAGGTCTTGACTTATCACCTATTTTACACAAGGTAGATGTTGCAGACGATGTACAATTGTACAATACGTATTGCCAAGATCACAACTTGAATGTGCATTTAGATTTCAAGATCATTAAACAAGCACATCAAGCATTATTTAGAAGACAGAAAACACATTTAGAAATGCCTATCACTAATATAGATAGAGCAGTTGGTGCAGTTATAAGTAATGAAATCTCAAAAATCTATGGAGCAGATGGTTTACCAGACGACACCATTAATATTGATTTTACTGGTTCTGCTGGACAAAGTTTTGGAGCTTTTGCTACAAAAGGATTATCCTTTACAGTTCATGGAAACACCAACGATTACTTAGGTAAAGGCTTATCTGGAGCAAAATTAATTATTAAAGTACCAGAAAAATGTACGATTGTTCCAGAAGATAATATTATTACTGGAAACGTAACATTATATGGCGCAACTGCTGGAGAGGTTTACATAAACGGAAAAGCAGGAGAGCGTTTTTGTGTTAGAAATTCTGGCGCAGAAGCAGTTGTAGAAGGCATAGGAGATCACGGTTGTGAATATATGACTGGTGGAGTTGCCGTTATTCTTGGAGATGTAGGAAGAAACTTTGGAGCTGGAATGAGTGGAGGAGTTGCTTACGTCTTAGATAAAGATGGCAAATTCGAACAAAACTGTAATGGCGACGAATTAAATATCGATCCTATTGAAAGTGACGAAGACAAGCTTCAACTAAAACAATTGATCGAAAATCATTTTGAAGCTACTGGAAGCCCGTTAGCTGAACGTATTTTAAAAGACTGGAACAATTACCTTCCTCAGTTTAAAAAAGTATTACCAGAAGAGTACAGACAAGCCTTAGTGAGATTAGAACAAGAACAATTAGAAACAGCTTAG
- a CDS encoding glutamate synthase subunit beta, which produces MGKITGFLEYKRQDESYIAPEKRIENYKEFTIPLEEEKLKDQGARCMDCGIPFCHSGCPLGNFIPDFNDKVYKGKWKEAAEILHKTNNFPEFTGRLCPAPCEEACVLGINEDPVTIENIEKNIVETAFNEGWITANPPKIRTEKTVAIIGSGPAGLAAAQQLNRAGHTITVFERDEKVGGLLRYGIPDFKMEKNVIDRRVKVLEEEGITFTTNAHVGKNIDANKLKDDFDAVVLCGGATVRRSIPIPGSDLKGVTQAMDFLKLNNQYVDGLVDFKDVISAEKKNVIVIGGGDTGSDCIGTSNRHGATSVTNFEILSKPSEGRPAHQPWPYWPMKLKTTSSHKEGVERFFSVSTKEFLGDKKGNLTGLKTIQVEWIFKAGERPQLKEVGGTEKEWKCDLALLALGFTGAEKTLADQFGLNMDFRTNIEASTKDYATNVPGVFAAGDMRRGQSLIVWAISEGRQAAYHVDTFLRGESHLPLKDDNDLPRA; this is translated from the coding sequence ATGGGAAAGATAACAGGATTTTTAGAGTATAAGCGTCAAGACGAAAGTTACATTGCGCCAGAAAAGCGTATTGAAAACTATAAGGAATTTACAATTCCCTTAGAAGAAGAAAAACTAAAAGATCAAGGTGCACGTTGTATGGATTGCGGTATTCCGTTTTGCCATAGTGGTTGTCCTCTTGGTAATTTTATTCCAGATTTTAACGATAAAGTTTATAAAGGTAAGTGGAAAGAAGCTGCCGAAATTTTACATAAAACCAATAACTTCCCAGAGTTTACAGGTAGATTATGCCCAGCACCATGCGAAGAAGCATGTGTATTAGGTATTAATGAAGATCCTGTAACGATTGAAAACATTGAAAAAAACATAGTTGAAACTGCTTTTAACGAAGGTTGGATTACAGCAAATCCTCCAAAAATAAGAACAGAAAAAACAGTAGCCATTATTGGTTCTGGTCCTGCAGGTTTAGCGGCTGCACAACAATTAAACCGTGCAGGACATACTATTACTGTTTTTGAACGTGATGAAAAAGTTGGCGGATTATTACGTTATGGAATTCCAGATTTTAAAATGGAAAAAAACGTAATCGATAGACGTGTAAAAGTTTTAGAAGAAGAAGGCATTACGTTTACAACCAATGCACACGTTGGTAAAAACATAGACGCAAACAAACTTAAAGACGATTTTGATGCTGTTGTTTTATGTGGTGGAGCAACGGTAAGACGTAGTATTCCAATTCCTGGATCAGATTTAAAAGGCGTAACGCAAGCCATGGATTTCTTAAAACTAAATAACCAATATGTTGATGGTTTAGTTGATTTCAAAGACGTAATTTCTGCAGAAAAGAAAAACGTAATCGTAATTGGTGGTGGAGATACAGGAAGTGATTGTATAGGAACTTCTAATCGTCATGGCGCAACTTCAGTTACAAATTTCGAAATACTTAGCAAACCATCTGAAGGTCGTCCAGCTCATCAACCTTGGCCATATTGGCCAATGAAGCTAAAAACAACATCTTCTCACAAAGAAGGTGTAGAACGTTTTTTTAGCGTGTCGACCAAAGAATTTCTTGGAGACAAAAAAGGAAACTTAACAGGCTTAAAAACAATTCAAGTTGAGTGGATTTTTAAAGCAGGAGAAAGACCTCAACTAAAAGAAGTTGGAGGCACAGAAAAGGAATGGAAATGCGATTTAGCTTTATTAGCCTTAGGATTTACAGGAGCTGAAAAAACATTAGCAGACCAGTTTGGTTTAAATATGGATTTTAGAACCAATATTGAAGCTTCAACTAAAGATTACGCAACTAATGTTCCTGGTGTATTTGCAGCTGGAGACATGCGTAGAGGACAATCGTTAATTGTTTGGGCAATATCCGAAGGAAGACAAGCAGCGTATCATGTAGACACGTTTTTAAGGGGAGAATCTCATCTACCTTTAAAGGATGATAATGATTTACCTAGAGCTTAA
- the proC gene encoding pyrroline-5-carboxylate reductase, with translation MKIAIIGVGNLGLSIAKGLLSSDITTSLYLTKRHINELEGLKSEKKVIITSDNGEAIANSDIIIFAVQPSHLGAVLRKNKQFISQKHTLISTITGFSIEKIEAIIGAEYSVIRAMPNTAIAVGKSMTCICSNEKAQLKLNTAIKIFDLLGATLVIPEKQMQAATVVCASGIAFWMRLIRATTQAAIQLGFDAKEAQLLAMHTAEGAAGLLITTGNHPEEEIDKVTTPRGCTIEGLNEMEHQGLSSSLIQGMVASFEKINGIKDRT, from the coding sequence ATGAAAATAGCAATTATAGGAGTTGGTAACCTTGGGTTATCTATCGCAAAAGGATTATTATCAAGTGATATTACGACATCGTTATACTTAACAAAGCGTCATATTAACGAATTGGAAGGATTAAAATCTGAAAAAAAAGTAATTATTACAAGTGATAATGGAGAAGCAATAGCAAATTCAGATATTATTATTTTTGCTGTTCAACCAAGTCATTTAGGAGCTGTATTGCGTAAAAACAAACAGTTTATTTCACAGAAGCATACTTTAATTTCTACGATTACAGGTTTTTCTATAGAAAAAATTGAAGCTATTATTGGAGCTGAGTATTCTGTAATTCGTGCCATGCCAAATACAGCAATCGCAGTTGGTAAATCTATGACCTGTATTTGTAGTAACGAAAAAGCACAATTAAAGTTAAATACTGCCATAAAAATATTCGATCTTTTGGGTGCAACTTTAGTGATTCCAGAAAAGCAAATGCAAGCAGCAACAGTAGTTTGTGCAAGCGGAATTGCTTTTTGGATGCGATTAATTAGAGCTACAACGCAAGCAGCAATACAGCTTGGTTTTGATGCTAAGGAAGCTCAGTTATTAGCAATGCATACAGCAGAAGGTGCTGCGGGTTTACTAATTACTACAGGTAATCATCCAGAAGAAGAAATAGATAAAGTAACAACACCTAGAGGTTGTACCATTGAAGGTTTAAACGAAATGGAGCACCAAGGTTTGAGTTCTTCTTTAATTCAAGGTATGGTTGCTTCTTTTGAGAAGATTAATGGGATTAAGGATAGGACTTAG